The following coding sequences are from one Oncorhynchus nerka isolate Pitt River linkage group LG6, Oner_Uvic_2.0, whole genome shotgun sequence window:
- the LOC115130066 gene encoding uncharacterized protein LOC115130066: MGHGLDNFTGSIEHYVPANETLLSPVTTVQLGDPVTLLCVFPEEQFSDEQMHWYKQTMGGIPQHFASMLQYFTEPVFHFGLNNAHFNVKLDQIMFCLNIMKMIPEDETMYYSAIGRQMTVEFRDGTYLSLKGNIYQTVEQQPVSDPVQPEVSVTQRCTVLSETCTGEHSVYWFRAGSGESHPGVIYTPGNRRDGCKKNPETPSPTQSCVYSLSKNNLSLSDAGTYYCAVSKCGEILFGEGTKLNIIKAWEQQ, from the exons ATGGGTCACGGGTTGGACAATTTTACAGGAAGTATTGAACACTATGTTCCAGCCAATGAG ACCCTGCTAAGTCCAGTGACCACTGTTCAACTTGGTGATCCTGTAACCCTGCTATGTGTTTTCCCAGAAGAACAATTCAGCGATGAGCAAATGCACTGGTACAAGCAAACTATGGGAGGAATTCCACAACATTTCGCATCAATGCTGCAATATTTTACAGAGCCTGTGTTTCACTTTGGATTGAATAATGCACACTTCAATGTAAAATTGGATCAGATCATGTTTTGCCTTAATATCATGAAGATGATCCCAGAAGATGAAACCATGTACTATAGTGCAATTGGAAGACAGATGACTGTGGAATTTAGAGATGGCACATATCTGTCTTTGAAAGGTAACATT TACCAGACTGTAGAGCAACAGCCAGTGTCTGACCCAGTCCAACCAGAAGTTTCTGTGACTCAACGGTGTACAGTACTCTCTGAGACCTGTACAGGAGAACATAGTGTGTACTGGTTTAGAGCTGGATCAGGAGAATCCCATCCAGGAGTCATTTACACCCCTGGGAACAGGAGAGATGGGTGTAAGAAGAACCCTGAGACTCCCTCTCCTACACAGAGCTGTGTCTACAGCCTCTCCAAGAACAACCTCAGTCTCTCTGATGCTGGGACTTACTACTGTGCTGTGTCTAAATGCGGGGAGATCCTGTTTGGTGAAGGAACAAAACTTAACATCATTAAAG CTTGGGAGCagcagtga
- the LOC115131196 gene encoding uncharacterized protein LOC115131196 — protein MEKVKVGYILIINNISRSDEAAYFCGIGTVYEMKFRNGTFLAVKGVSQKRSHYQTVEQQPVSDPVQPGDSVTLQCTVLSETCTGEHSVYWFRAGSGESNPGVIYTSGKRSDECKKSPETPSPTQSCVYSLSKNNLSLSDAGTYYCAVATCGEILFGNGTNLNIGRSLDHFVIGLGVTSVFCVIVIIVLIFTRNTKTFCEHYQVSVAQHIGHDNTTTECDQDKDGVTLNYAALNFSERKTKRGRKKKETQQETVYSDVRYSDWD, from the exons ATGGAGAAAGTAAAAGTTGGATATATTCTCATCATCAACAATATCAGCAGATCAGATGAGGCAGCATACTTCTGTGGAATAGGAACAGTGTATGAGATGAAGTTTAGAAATGGAACATTTTTGGCTGTAAAAG GTGTCAGTCAGAAGAGGTCACACTACCAGACTGTAGAGCAACAGCCAGTGTCTGACCCAGTCCAACCAGGAGACTCTGTGACTCTACAGTGTACAGTACTCTCTGAGACCTGTACAGGAGAACACAGTGTGTACTGGTTTAGAGCCGGATCAGGAGAATCCAATCCAGGAGTCATTTACACCTCTGGGAAAAGGAGTGATGAGTGTAAGAAGAGCCCTGAGACTCCCTCTCCTACACAGAGCTGTGTCTACAGCCTCTCCAAGAACAACCTCAGTCTCTCTGATGCTGGGACTTACTACTGTGCTGTGGCCACATGTGGGGAGATCCTGTTTGGCAATGGAACTAACCTAAATATTG GAAGATCTCTGGATCATTTTGTCATTGGACTGGGAGTGACATCGGTTTTCTGTGTGATTGTAATCATTGTCCTCATCTTCACCAGAAATACAAAGACATTTTGTGAACATTATCAAG TGAGTGTTGCACAGCATATTGGACATGACAACACAACCACCGAATGTGATCAG GATAAAGATGGAGTTACATTGAATTATGCTGCATTGAATTTCTCTGAGAGGAAAACTAAAAGAggaagaaagaagaaagagacACAACAGGAGACTGTGTACTCTGATGTCAGATACTCAGACTGGGACTGA